The following coding sequences lie in one Deltaproteobacteria bacterium genomic window:
- the wecC gene encoding UDP-N-acetyl-D-mannosamine dehydrogenase, whose amino-acid sequence MNTSSQSSSDRATWDVCVIGLGYVGLPTAAVLATRGGASAASPPMKIAGVDTRNDVVSTINEGRIHIVEPELDALVRAAVAAGNLRAFDAPQAADAFLICVPTPFGPGHSPDMRFVEAATRALLPVLRPGNLVVLESTSPPGTTRALVAGILEQGGFVAGRDVFVAHAPERVLPGAVIREVVENDRVVGGVTPACTEAAAAFYERFVAGEVLRCTADAAELVKLSENAFRDVNIAFANELSNVCDALDLDVWEVIRLANRHPRVNILRPGPGVGGHCIAVDPWFIVAVAPEHTPLINAARRVNDGRPHRVVAQVRTIAERFKRPKIVCLGLTYKPDIDDVRESPALEVVRELAAADFGDVVAVEPHLRSSPIEGVPLQSPEEALRSADIVVILVAHRVFARLRREWFNRPSVVDTVGLLTR is encoded by the coding sequence ATGAACACTTCGTCGCAGTCTTCGAGTGACCGTGCCACGTGGGATGTGTGTGTGATCGGTCTCGGCTACGTGGGTCTGCCGACCGCGGCGGTGCTCGCGACCCGCGGTGGGGCCAGTGCCGCATCGCCGCCGATGAAAATCGCCGGGGTCGATACACGGAATGACGTGGTCTCGACCATCAACGAGGGCCGCATCCACATCGTCGAGCCCGAGCTCGATGCGCTCGTGCGCGCTGCGGTGGCGGCCGGCAACCTGCGGGCCTTCGACGCGCCGCAGGCGGCCGACGCGTTCCTCATCTGCGTGCCCACGCCCTTCGGCCCCGGGCACAGCCCCGACATGCGCTTCGTCGAGGCGGCCACCCGCGCGCTCTTGCCGGTGCTGCGGCCGGGCAACCTCGTGGTGCTCGAGTCCACCAGTCCGCCCGGCACCACCCGTGCGTTGGTTGCGGGCATCCTCGAGCAGGGCGGCTTCGTGGCCGGGCGCGACGTGTTCGTGGCGCACGCGCCCGAGCGGGTGCTGCCGGGCGCGGTGATCCGCGAGGTGGTCGAGAACGATCGCGTGGTCGGCGGCGTGACGCCGGCGTGCACCGAGGCCGCCGCGGCCTTCTACGAGCGCTTCGTGGCGGGCGAGGTGCTGCGCTGCACCGCCGACGCCGCGGAGCTGGTGAAGCTGTCCGAGAACGCCTTCCGCGACGTGAACATCGCGTTCGCCAACGAGCTGTCCAACGTCTGCGACGCGCTCGACCTCGACGTGTGGGAGGTGATTCGGCTGGCCAATCGTCACCCCCGCGTCAACATCCTGCGACCGGGCCCGGGCGTCGGCGGCCACTGCATCGCGGTCGATCCGTGGTTCATCGTCGCGGTCGCGCCCGAGCACACGCCGCTCATCAATGCGGCGCGGCGCGTGAACGACGGGCGGCCCCACCGCGTGGTCGCGCAGGTGCGCACGATCGCGGAGCGCTTCAAGCGACCGAAGATCGTGTGCCTCGGCCTCACCTACAAGCCCGATATCGACGACGTGCGCGAGAGCCCCGCGCTCGAGGTGGTGCGCGAGCTGGCGGCGGCGGATTTTGGCGACGTGGTCGCAGTCGAGCCGCACCTGCGCAGCTCGCCGATCGAGGGCGTGCCGCTGCAGAGCCCGGAGGAGGCCCTGCGTAGCGCTGACATCGTGGTGATCCTGGTGGCCCACCGGGTGTTCGCGCGCCTGCGTCGCGAGTGGTTCAATCGACCGTCGGTCGTCGATACCGTCGGCCTGCTGACCCGATGA
- a CDS encoding RNA polymerase sigma factor, with protein sequence MSDDFELLKRWKDGDKAAGNELIDRHFSSVYRFFRSKIDNDVDDLTQRTFLASLEGFDRIKDGTFRAYLLGIARHLLFHQYRSKRTHGKLEDFLEFSVEDLMGTPSQLRALHEEKKLLLKGLRSIPIDFQICVELHYWEGMGVADIATVLGVQPGTVKSRLFRARQMLRDRIEGMHVSDQLIRSTVDDLERWAAALQRDFGRDDGSPA encoded by the coding sequence TTGAGTGACGACTTCGAACTGCTGAAGCGCTGGAAGGACGGCGACAAGGCGGCGGGCAACGAGCTCATCGATCGCCACTTCAGCAGCGTCTATCGCTTCTTCCGCAGCAAGATCGACAACGACGTCGACGACCTCACGCAACGGACCTTCCTGGCCAGCCTCGAGGGCTTCGATCGCATCAAGGACGGCACCTTCCGCGCGTACCTGCTGGGCATCGCGCGGCACCTGCTGTTCCACCAGTACCGCAGCAAGCGCACCCACGGGAAGCTCGAGGACTTCCTCGAGTTCTCGGTCGAGGACCTCATGGGCACGCCGTCGCAGTTGCGGGCGCTGCACGAGGAGAAGAAGCTGCTGCTCAAGGGCCTGCGCAGCATTCCGATCGACTTCCAGATCTGCGTCGAGCTGCACTACTGGGAGGGCATGGGCGTGGCCGACATCGCGACCGTGCTCGGGGTTCAGCCGGGCACGGTGAAGAGCCGCCTGTTCCGCGCGCGACAGATGCTGCGCGACCGGATCGAGGGCATGCATGTCTCCGATCAGCTGATTCGCAGCACGGTCGACGACCTGGAGCGTTGGGCGGCTGCGCTCCAGCGAGACTTCGGCCGCGACGACGGCTCGCCCGCGTAG
- a CDS encoding M50 family metallopeptidase translates to MGSRQLSDWLEDAAARRRARAALKWSVVLTLALYLIPFGALLAYPLLLLSTLFHELGHGVAAMLTGGRFESLVMYADGSGVASHSGSGGAVTHAITAAGGLLGPAIVAAIAFASGRSRRGARAFLWLTAIGLVLALALFVRNGFGIGFTAVVAGVLVWLAVRGNAASAQLGAVFLATQLALSVFSRADYLFTDVAATAVGNMPSDTAVIAQALGGTYWIWGLVCGLFSLAVLAAGVLWFLRAFREPARVLHR, encoded by the coding sequence ATGGGATCGCGACAATTGTCCGACTGGCTCGAGGACGCGGCAGCGCGCCGCCGTGCGCGCGCCGCCCTGAAGTGGAGCGTGGTGCTCACGCTCGCGCTGTATCTGATTCCGTTCGGCGCGTTGCTGGCCTACCCGCTGTTGCTGCTGTCGACGCTGTTCCACGAGCTCGGGCACGGCGTCGCCGCGATGCTCACCGGCGGGCGCTTCGAGTCGTTGGTGATGTATGCCGACGGCTCCGGCGTCGCGAGTCACAGCGGCTCGGGCGGCGCCGTCACCCATGCGATCACCGCCGCGGGCGGACTGCTCGGGCCTGCGATCGTGGCCGCGATCGCGTTCGCCTCGGGTCGCTCGCGACGCGGCGCGCGGGCGTTCCTGTGGCTCACTGCGATCGGCCTGGTGCTCGCGCTGGCGTTGTTCGTGCGCAACGGCTTCGGCATCGGCTTCACTGCCGTCGTCGCTGGCGTGCTCGTGTGGCTGGCGGTGCGCGGCAACGCGGCGTCCGCCCAGCTGGGCGCGGTGTTCCTCGCGACCCAGCTGGCGCTGTCGGTGTTCTCGCGGGCCGACTACCTCTTCACCGACGTCGCCGCGACCGCGGTCGGCAACATGCCGTCGGACACCGCCGTGATCGCGCAGGCACTCGGGGGCACGTACTGGATCTGGGGGCTGGTGTGCGGGCTGTTCTCGTTGGCGGTGCTCGCCGCGGGTGTGCTGTGGTTCCTGCGTGCGTTTCGAGAACCCGCCCGAGTGCTGCATCGGTAG
- a CDS encoding ABC transporter ATP-binding protein: MTDAVIELIGVTKDFGDDVVTRVLKGIDLRVEAGEFTALVGPSGSGKSTLLNLLGLLDRPTGGVLRVLGRDIAGLDDAELTALRGRSIGFVFQFHHLLPALTAVQNVLLPLAITAGHVTAEQRAAAIEGLREVGLEGRADERTTRLSGGQQQRVAIARALIGRPPLVLADEPTGNLDTATADEVFELLRTFNRRSKMAFLVVTHSPELAARCDRVVTLVDGRIVDDRRPTP, encoded by the coding sequence ATGACTGACGCCGTCATCGAGCTCATCGGGGTCACCAAGGACTTCGGCGACGACGTCGTGACCCGGGTACTCAAGGGCATCGACCTGCGCGTCGAGGCGGGGGAGTTCACGGCGCTGGTCGGCCCCTCCGGCTCGGGCAAGAGCACGCTGCTGAACCTGCTCGGCCTGCTCGACCGCCCCACCGGCGGCGTGCTGCGGGTGCTCGGCCGCGACATCGCGGGCCTCGACGACGCCGAGCTCACCGCGCTGCGCGGTCGATCGATCGGCTTCGTGTTCCAGTTCCATCACCTGTTGCCCGCGCTCACCGCGGTGCAGAACGTCCTCCTGCCCCTGGCGATCACCGCTGGTCACGTCACCGCCGAGCAGCGTGCCGCCGCCATCGAAGGCCTACGCGAGGTCGGCCTCGAGGGTCGCGCCGACGAGCGCACCACTCGGCTGTCCGGTGGTCAGCAACAGCGCGTGGCGATTGCCCGCGCGCTGATCGGCCGACCACCACTGGTGCTCGCCGACGAACCCACCGGCAACCTCGACACCGCCACCGCCGACGAGGTCTTCGAGCTGCTGCGAACCTTCAATCGCCGCTCGAAGATGGCCTTCCTCGTGGTCACGCACTCGCCGGAGCTGGCGGCCCGTTGCGACCGCGTCGTCACGCTGGTCGACGGTCGGATCGTCGACGACCGACGCCCCACACCATGA
- a CDS encoding MAPEG family protein, with product MTTPFYCVLVAWVLIYLPKVGTSIGMARQPGGYDNKHPRAQQAQLSGWPARAHAAHLNSFETFPAFAAAVIVAHLAGADPRRASLLSLTFVITRALYFVAYVANVDKLRSTLWGIGILATFGLFVIGV from the coding sequence ATGACGACTCCGTTCTACTGCGTGTTGGTGGCGTGGGTGTTGATCTACCTGCCGAAGGTCGGCACCAGCATCGGCATGGCGCGGCAGCCCGGCGGCTACGACAACAAGCATCCTCGGGCCCAGCAAGCGCAACTGAGCGGGTGGCCGGCGCGCGCCCACGCGGCCCACCTCAACTCGTTCGAGACCTTCCCTGCCTTCGCCGCGGCGGTGATCGTCGCCCACCTCGCGGGCGCCGACCCCAGACGCGCGTCCCTGCTCTCGCTCACCTTCGTGATCACGCGCGCGCTGTACTTCGTCGCGTATGTTGCGAACGTCGACAAGCTGCGATCCACGCTCTGGGGGATCGGGATCCTCGCGACGTTCGGGCTGTTCGTGATCGGGGTCTGA
- a CDS encoding ABC transporter permease, producing MPIALFVALQFLREGKTASSLVVAAVGVGVTVIVFLSALIGGLQQSLIDKTLGTQAHVVVRPPEEAPRRLRAEPDTIIAPRVQRPAQRVRSIVGWQRAMAELADDPEVEVVTPVVTGPGFAVRGTASKAVTVLGIDVASYVRVIAIDDRLVAGELPRSGAEAAIGSELATDLGIEVGDKLRLQAAGGRTELFTISGVFRLGNREVDERWVLLTLRSGQTLLDLVGGVSSLELRVATLFDAERTASRLASATGLVSESWMTTNAELLTALRSQGASSLLIQAFVVLAVTIGIASVLVVSVVQKRREIGILRAMGLSRGRIVQVFMIQGGVLGLLGSVVGVAAGIAVAMAFRGAVVDARGAPLFPISVELPLVLTAAATAIATGLVAALLPALRAGRLDPAVAIRHD from the coding sequence ATGCCGATTGCGCTCTTCGTCGCGCTGCAGTTCCTCCGCGAGGGCAAGACCGCGTCCTCGTTGGTGGTGGCCGCCGTCGGGGTCGGCGTGACGGTGATCGTGTTCCTGTCGGCCCTGATCGGCGGGCTGCAGCAGAGCCTCATCGACAAGACCCTCGGCACGCAGGCCCACGTCGTGGTGCGACCGCCCGAGGAGGCGCCACGTCGGCTGCGCGCCGAGCCCGACACCATCATCGCTCCGAGGGTCCAACGACCGGCGCAGCGCGTGCGCTCGATCGTGGGCTGGCAGCGCGCGATGGCGGAGCTCGCCGACGACCCCGAGGTCGAGGTCGTCACGCCGGTCGTGACCGGACCGGGCTTCGCGGTGCGAGGGACCGCGTCCAAGGCCGTCACGGTGCTGGGCATCGACGTCGCGAGCTACGTCCGCGTGATCGCGATCGACGATCGTCTGGTCGCAGGCGAGCTCCCCCGCAGCGGCGCGGAGGCGGCGATCGGCAGCGAGCTCGCGACCGACCTCGGCATCGAGGTCGGTGACAAGCTCCGTCTCCAAGCTGCCGGTGGCCGCACCGAGCTGTTCACCATCTCGGGCGTGTTCAGGCTCGGCAATCGCGAGGTCGACGAGCGCTGGGTGTTGCTGACGCTCCGTTCGGGCCAGACCTTGCTCGATCTCGTCGGCGGTGTCTCGAGCCTCGAGCTCCGCGTCGCGACGCTCTTCGATGCCGAGCGCACGGCATCACGGCTGGCGTCGGCGACGGGGCTCGTGAGCGAGAGCTGGATGACGACCAATGCCGAGCTGCTCACCGCGCTGCGCTCGCAGGGCGCGTCGAGCCTGCTGATCCAGGCCTTCGTGGTGCTCGCGGTGACGATCGGCATCGCGAGCGTGCTGGTGGTGTCGGTGGTACAGAAGCGTCGCGAGATCGGCATCCTGCGGGCGATGGGCCTGTCGCGAGGGCGGATCGTGCAGGTCTTCATGATCCAGGGCGGTGTTCTCGGTTTGCTGGGCTCCGTCGTCGGCGTCGCGGCCGGCATCGCCGTCGCGATGGCGTTCCGCGGCGCCGTGGTCGACGCCCGCGGGGCGCCGTTGTTTCCCATCTCGGTCGAGCTGCCACTCGTGCTCACCGCCGCCGCCACGGCGATCGCCACCGGCCTCGTGGCCGCCCTGCTCCCGGCCCTGCGCGCGGGTCGACTCGATCCCGCAGTCGCGATCCGCCATGACTGA
- a CDS encoding efflux RND transporter periplasmic adaptor subunit, which produces MASAMGHARRRWIAGAVSLGLLAGAGIYVARRWRGPVVTTIQPRRGALAQTLVAIGRVDAPAEITFAARESTKITRVGVEEGEHVVAGELIVQMDQAEAEAMVVQAQASLQQARARTKQVSTISAPSAAAGLREAKANLAEAQRAFDRSELLFGSGNLNAADLDLARTELAVARARARTAELQQAAVSKSGADWQAAIAAEMFAEAGLAAAEARLDRLRIVAPSAGTLVERTAEVGDIVQLGTRLGRMTLDGPTRLVIEPDEKNLRLLAVGQRALASAEAFPDLQFDATVDYIAPAVDAMRGTIEVRLSVADPPSYLRTDMTVSVEIEVGRVDEAIVVPLEVVRDLASRAPWTLAIEHGVAVRRELTLGLRGDADVEVVEGLRGDEDLIPLDARDIQAGDRVR; this is translated from the coding sequence ATGGCCTCGGCGATGGGTCACGCACGACGGCGGTGGATCGCGGGCGCGGTGAGCCTCGGCCTGCTCGCGGGCGCTGGCATCTACGTCGCGCGCCGCTGGCGAGGCCCGGTGGTGACGACCATCCAGCCGCGACGTGGCGCGCTCGCGCAGACCCTGGTGGCGATCGGCCGGGTCGATGCCCCGGCCGAGATCACCTTCGCCGCACGTGAATCCACGAAGATCACGCGCGTGGGCGTCGAGGAAGGCGAGCACGTCGTCGCGGGCGAGCTGATCGTGCAGATGGACCAGGCCGAGGCCGAAGCCATGGTCGTCCAGGCCCAGGCCTCGCTGCAGCAGGCACGCGCACGCACGAAGCAGGTGTCGACGATCTCGGCGCCTTCGGCGGCCGCGGGGCTGCGCGAGGCGAAGGCCAACCTCGCGGAGGCGCAGCGCGCATTCGATCGCAGCGAGCTGCTGTTCGGCAGTGGCAACCTCAACGCGGCCGATCTCGATCTGGCGCGCACCGAGCTCGCGGTCGCGCGTGCGCGGGCGCGAACCGCCGAGCTACAGCAGGCAGCCGTCAGCAAGTCGGGCGCGGACTGGCAGGCCGCCATCGCCGCGGAGATGTTCGCCGAGGCTGGACTCGCAGCGGCCGAGGCCCGACTCGATCGACTGCGCATCGTCGCGCCCTCGGCGGGCACGCTGGTGGAGCGCACCGCCGAGGTCGGCGACATCGTGCAGCTCGGCACCCGCCTCGGCCGCATGACCCTCGACGGGCCGACCCGCTTGGTGATCGAGCCGGACGAGAAGAACCTCCGCTTGCTCGCGGTCGGCCAGCGGGCGCTGGCGTCGGCCGAGGCGTTCCCCGATCTCCAGTTCGACGCGACGGTCGACTACATCGCGCCGGCGGTCGACGCGATGCGCGGGACCATCGAGGTGCGGCTGTCGGTCGCCGACCCGCCGAGCTACCTGCGCACGGACATGACGGTGTCCGTCGAGATCGAGGTCGGTCGCGTCGACGAAGCCATCGTCGTGCCGCTCGAGGTCGTGCGCGACCTGGCCTCGCGCGCGCCCTGGACCCTCGCGATCGAACACGGCGTCGCCGTGCGCCGTGAGCTCACGCTGGGGCTGCGCGGCGACGCCGACGTCGAGGTCGTCGAGGGCTTGCGCGGCGACGAAGACCTCATCCCGCTCGATGCGCGTGACATCCAAGCCGGCGACCGGGTGCGGTGA
- a CDS encoding undecaprenyl/decaprenyl-phosphate alpha-N-acetylglucosaminyl 1-phosphate transferase has protein sequence MNASLGTLWLGAIAAFAVVAGLMPLVLRAWRALGHRDDEVSLRKVHTGQIPRAGGLVILFGFGVMLVIGLAGVSSLSATHELFSVSPLTGALLGALIVGMTGAYDDLVGLRPRTKLAMQLVAASVAVLYGLHWPALELLVGWEYNWLATLLTIGFLVAGVNAVNMMDGLDGLAAGIAVVGFTTVVLAIFAGPTLVPGTLAVGWAAACALGATAGFLLHNRHPAKVFMGDAGSYFVGFLLPALLVQVSPVRWRVPEIQLSIAVLPLTVPLFDMTLAIVRRTLRGQPIFSGDSDHVHHRLMAAGFSHARAVTVLWLSSMMFAALAYLNVIGIGGWWTLLGTLVAVAMASVLLGYHRMLARLPAFTGERFLGWRDRRREVMELLDSLERVRLSGNDRGEARWRRVAPEIALVLGRLGIPAFQIRHREEVVVGSGDARDAWAWLGLPLPGQDGAELRLALAVRLPELQQERLMLIERAVLAVAGEGSAARQLAVVRDDRDAAVS, from the coding sequence GTGAACGCCTCGCTCGGCACACTCTGGCTCGGCGCGATCGCGGCCTTCGCGGTCGTCGCGGGGCTGATGCCGCTGGTGCTCCGGGCCTGGCGGGCGCTGGGTCACCGCGACGACGAGGTCAGCCTCCGCAAGGTTCACACCGGACAGATCCCGCGGGCAGGCGGCCTGGTGATCCTCTTCGGTTTCGGCGTGATGCTGGTGATCGGCCTCGCGGGTGTCAGCTCGCTGTCGGCGACGCACGAGCTCTTCAGCGTCTCGCCGCTCACGGGCGCGCTGCTGGGTGCGCTCATCGTGGGGATGACCGGCGCCTACGACGATCTCGTGGGCCTGCGTCCGCGCACCAAGCTCGCGATGCAGCTGGTGGCGGCGAGCGTCGCCGTGCTCTACGGCCTGCACTGGCCCGCGCTCGAGCTACTGGTCGGCTGGGAGTACAACTGGCTCGCGACGCTGCTCACGATTGGCTTCTTGGTCGCCGGTGTGAACGCGGTGAACATGATGGACGGGCTCGATGGGCTCGCCGCCGGCATCGCGGTGGTGGGCTTCACGACGGTGGTGCTGGCGATCTTCGCCGGGCCCACGCTCGTGCCCGGCACGCTCGCGGTGGGTTGGGCGGCCGCATGCGCGCTCGGAGCCACCGCGGGCTTCCTGCTGCACAACCGCCACCCGGCCAAGGTGTTCATGGGCGACGCGGGCAGCTACTTCGTCGGCTTCCTGCTGCCGGCGCTGCTCGTGCAAGTGTCGCCGGTGCGCTGGCGCGTGCCGGAGATCCAGCTGTCGATCGCGGTCCTGCCCCTCACGGTGCCACTGTTCGACATGACACTGGCGATCGTGCGTCGCACGCTGCGGGGTCAGCCGATCTTCAGCGGTGACTCCGACCACGTGCACCACCGCCTCATGGCGGCCGGGTTCTCGCATGCGCGCGCGGTCACGGTGCTGTGGCTGTCGTCGATGATGTTCGCGGCGCTGGCCTACCTCAACGTCATCGGCATCGGCGGCTGGTGGACGCTGCTCGGCACGCTGGTGGCGGTGGCGATGGCCTCGGTGCTGCTCGGCTACCACCGCATGCTCGCGCGCCTGCCAGCCTTCACCGGCGAGCGGTTCCTCGGCTGGCGCGATCGTCGGCGCGAGGTGATGGAGCTGCTCGACTCCCTGGAGCGCGTGCGGCTGTCGGGCAACGACCGCGGCGAGGCCCGCTGGCGCCGCGTCGCGCCCGAGATCGCACTGGTGCTGGGTCGACTCGGCATCCCCGCGTTCCAGATCCGCCACCGCGAAGAGGTCGTGGTCGGCAGCGGCGATGCCCGCGACGCGTGGGCGTGGCTGGGGCTGCCACTACCGGGGCAAGACGGCGCCGAGCTGCGACTCGCGCTCGCGGTTCGCCTGCCCGAGCTGCAGCAGGAACGCCTGATGCTGATCGAGCGCGCGGTGCTGGCGGTCGCGGGCGAGGGGTCGGCGGCGCGTCAGCTCGCGGTCGTGCGGGACGATCGCGACGCCGCGGTGAGCTGA
- a CDS encoding SUMF1/EgtB/PvdO family nonheme iron enzyme, with the protein MPTAIQAPSGWLLALALGGCVHAGVDTSETVTIAGGWFAMGASLDERTAAIDDAVKLGGDARAAATSVRRELARHRARIGTYHMMVHPVTQQEYARYVYATGAAEPWVDRQTWARTQALDDELPGGDPRTFTWVQGRPRREREHAPAVLVSQPEAAAYCEWWGEQHRGFGSLPTEAQWERAARGDDARVYPWGDRFVASLVNTREGGAGDLQPVGARPATAGPHGVQDLAGNAAEWTASFERGHAVVKGAAWSDPSWRARASSRRLVAPTLRHVVIGFRCVLDPTARP; encoded by the coding sequence ATGCCAACCGCGATCCAGGCGCCCTCAGGCTGGTTGCTCGCACTGGCGCTCGGCGGTTGCGTCCACGCCGGCGTGGACACCAGCGAGACCGTCACGATCGCGGGCGGATGGTTCGCGATGGGAGCCTCGCTCGACGAGCGCACGGCGGCGATCGACGACGCCGTGAAGCTCGGCGGCGATGCGCGGGCGGCCGCGACCTCGGTGCGACGCGAGCTCGCACGGCATCGTGCGCGCATCGGCACCTATCACATGATGGTGCACCCGGTGACACAGCAGGAGTACGCCCGCTACGTCTACGCGACCGGTGCCGCGGAGCCATGGGTCGACCGGCAGACGTGGGCGCGTACGCAGGCGCTCGACGACGAGCTGCCGGGCGGCGACCCGCGCACGTTCACGTGGGTGCAGGGCCGTCCTCGTCGCGAGCGCGAGCACGCACCGGCCGTGTTGGTGAGCCAACCCGAGGCCGCGGCCTACTGCGAGTGGTGGGGCGAGCAGCATCGCGGCTTCGGCTCGCTGCCGACCGAGGCGCAGTGGGAGCGAGCGGCCCGTGGCGACGATGCCCGCGTGTATCCGTGGGGCGACCGCTTCGTCGCGTCGCTGGTCAACACCCGCGAGGGCGGTGCGGGTGACTTGCAGCCGGTCGGAGCGCGGCCAGCGACCGCGGGCCCGCACGGTGTGCAGGATCTCGCGGGCAACGCCGCCGAGTGGACGGCGAGCTTCGAGCGCGGCCATGCGGTCGTGAAGGGCGCCGCATGGAGCGACCCATCGTGGCGCGCGCGCGCGTCGTCGCGGCGCTTGGTCGCGCCTACGCTGCGCCACGTCGTGATCGGGTTCCGCTGCGTGCTCGATCCCACCGCGCGTCCTTGA
- a CDS encoding alginate lyase family protein, producing MTRLRRALDRLGPTLRAASHLRASQLAAFALQRTRGPARTPAQSRAPGVDALALPEGFRGPSPEGRIDEDGGVHLLGQPAHDPLRAGWQGGDPLWTYTLHYHGWISDPQCPTAQARRCIFDWIEEHREGVGWEPYPTSMRLLHWLGWLAREGLQLSAPELELMLASMCAQLLHLERHVELHLDGNHVWTNLAALVACGLGLTGHVPSMVLERCAPRLLACVRDQLASDGVHAERTPSYHCLLAEQLAQVVALAQPRLPGFADPLRVALRRMVDALPAFTHPDGDVALWGDSQLAAPATPARLCDRVGTKLVLGNDDARESGFSRRSWGPFTLLWNRGGVGLPQQVGHIHGDCLALELSHGRTRVLVDAGVGTYVPGLDRDYARSTHAHNTVTVEDRDQHELWKSHRIGGRAVPNLLELGEQRIVAEVRGWRGVATHRRRIEWSGDALEITDELAPPVVPGILRWFVAGGLAVRATDHGALVFLPRGETIEITVRGAPVVLEPAPGWRAIGQPAARTCIRSELGLRPRKTIIRVVR from the coding sequence ATGACCCGGCTGCGACGCGCACTCGATCGCCTCGGCCCGACGCTGCGCGCGGCGAGTCACCTGCGCGCGTCGCAGCTGGCCGCGTTCGCGCTGCAGCGTACCCGCGGCCCCGCGCGCACGCCCGCGCAGTCGCGGGCGCCCGGGGTCGACGCACTGGCGTTGCCGGAGGGATTTCGTGGCCCCTCGCCCGAGGGCCGCATCGACGAGGACGGTGGCGTGCACCTGCTCGGGCAACCCGCCCACGATCCCCTGCGGGCCGGCTGGCAGGGCGGTGATCCGCTGTGGACGTACACGCTCCACTACCACGGCTGGATCAGCGACCCGCAGTGTCCGACGGCGCAGGCCCGTCGCTGCATCTTCGACTGGATCGAGGAGCACCGCGAGGGCGTCGGCTGGGAGCCGTACCCGACCTCGATGCGACTGCTGCACTGGCTGGGCTGGCTCGCGCGCGAGGGCCTGCAGCTGTCGGCGCCCGAGCTCGAGCTGATGTTGGCGTCGATGTGCGCACAGCTGTTGCACCTCGAGCGTCATGTCGAGCTGCACCTCGACGGCAATCACGTGTGGACCAACCTCGCCGCGTTGGTCGCCTGCGGGCTGGGGCTGACGGGGCACGTTCCGAGCATGGTGCTCGAGCGATGCGCACCGCGGCTGTTGGCGTGCGTGCGCGATCAGCTGGCCAGCGACGGCGTGCACGCCGAGCGCACGCCGAGCTACCACTGCCTGCTGGCCGAGCAGCTGGCTCAGGTGGTGGCGCTGGCACAGCCGCGACTGCCAGGGTTCGCCGATCCGTTGCGGGTCGCGCTGCGGCGCATGGTCGACGCGTTGCCGGCGTTCACCCACCCCGACGGCGATGTCGCGCTGTGGGGCGACAGCCAGCTCGCCGCACCCGCCACGCCGGCGCGGCTGTGCGATCGCGTGGGCACCAAGCTCGTGCTCGGCAACGACGACGCCCGCGAGAGCGGCTTCTCGCGGCGTAGCTGGGGCCCCTTCACGTTGCTGTGGAACCGCGGCGGCGTGGGGCTGCCGCAGCAGGTCGGCCACATCCACGGCGATTGCCTCGCGCTCGAGCTCTCCCACGGCCGCACTCGCGTGCTGGTCGACGCGGGCGTCGGCACCTACGTGCCGGGCCTCGATCGCGACTACGCCCGCTCGACCCACGCGCACAACACCGTCACCGTCGAAGATCGTGATCAGCACGAGCTCTGGAAGAGCCACCGCATCGGTGGTCGTGCCGTACCGAACCTGCTCGAACTCGGCGAGCAGCGCATCGTCGCCGAGGTCCGCGGCTGGCGCGGCGTCGCGACCCATCGCCGGCGCATCGAGTGGAGCGGTGACGCGCTCGAGATCACCGATGAGCTCGCGCCGCCGGTGGTGCCTGGCATCCTGCGGTGGTTCGTCGCCGGCGGCCTCGCGGTGCGGGCGACCGACCACGGCGCGCTGGTGTTCCTGCCCCGCGGCGAGACGATCGAGATCACCGTGCGCGGGGCCCCGGTCGTGCTCGAGCCTGCGCCGGGGTGGCGCGCGATCGGTCAACCCGCCGCGCGCACGTGCATCCGCAGCGAGCTTGGTCTGCGGCCGCGCAAGACCATCATCCGCGTCGTGCGGTAG